A window of Fictibacillus halophilus contains these coding sequences:
- the abc-f gene encoding ribosomal protection-like ABC-F family protein: MIICTVHQVKKMYGGNEILKNISFEIHDQDRVGIVGQNGSGKTTLFKLLSGVDYPDSGSIAIRKDAEIGYLEQLPEHTENMRVYDVVSAAFQEINEIELQIQHVNTCLSDPEQTHRLEKNLNKLYRLQEEFEKLGGYAIESKINGVLAGLGLTQLSHQPFMQLSGGEKTKVGLACLLLKEPELLLLDEPTNHLDIETMNWLENYLQKYKGSVIIISHDRYFLDKVTSKTIDIEDGECTLYHQSYSGFLKEKENNLLLEFEKYEEQQKKVKKIKESIKQLRDWGARSGNEKFFKRARNMEKALHRIQSMKRPKLERKKAAFEFSVNKRSGQDVAVIKGLSKSIDGRSILSNLELQIRYGEKVALVGKNGSGKTTLLQTLQSLDHCNGTIKLGPSVSIGYLSQMGLTAESSQTVLDIFREKVPMEEGEARHHLAKFLFYGASVYKKGSELSGGERTRLRLAQLVYEGFNFLILDEPTNHLDIDSREALELALEEFDGTILSVSHDRYFMNKLFERTLWLEEGILESYYGNFNYALEKRLSH, from the coding sequence ATGATTATATGCACTGTTCATCAAGTTAAAAAAATGTATGGCGGAAACGAAATCCTAAAAAATATCTCTTTTGAAATTCACGATCAAGACCGAGTAGGTATAGTCGGACAAAATGGTTCAGGAAAAACGACATTGTTTAAGCTCTTAAGCGGGGTTGATTATCCGGACTCAGGTTCAATAGCCATCAGGAAGGATGCAGAAATCGGTTATTTGGAACAACTTCCTGAGCATACAGAGAATATGAGAGTATATGATGTTGTTTCTGCAGCATTTCAAGAAATTAATGAGATCGAACTTCAAATTCAGCATGTTAACACTTGTTTAAGTGATCCAGAGCAAACGCACCGGTTAGAAAAAAATCTAAATAAGCTTTATAGATTGCAAGAAGAATTTGAAAAACTCGGCGGTTATGCGATTGAGTCAAAGATAAATGGAGTTTTAGCTGGGTTAGGTCTAACTCAACTCTCTCATCAACCATTTATGCAATTAAGCGGAGGGGAAAAAACGAAAGTCGGTCTGGCTTGTTTGTTATTAAAAGAACCTGAACTTCTACTCTTAGACGAACCTACCAATCATCTCGATATCGAAACGATGAATTGGCTAGAAAACTATCTTCAAAAATATAAAGGTTCCGTTATTATTATCAGTCATGATCGATACTTTTTAGATAAAGTTACTTCAAAGACGATTGATATAGAAGACGGTGAATGCACCTTATATCATCAAAGTTACTCAGGTTTTCTAAAAGAAAAAGAAAACAATCTTCTTCTAGAATTTGAAAAATATGAAGAACAGCAAAAGAAAGTTAAAAAGATTAAAGAGTCGATCAAACAACTTAGGGACTGGGGTGCTCGCTCAGGAAATGAAAAATTCTTCAAAAGAGCGAGAAACATGGAGAAGGCACTTCATCGAATACAGAGTATGAAACGCCCTAAACTGGAACGCAAAAAAGCTGCATTCGAATTTTCAGTAAACAAGAGAAGTGGACAAGATGTAGCGGTAATTAAAGGGCTTAGTAAATCAATTGATGGACGATCGATTTTAAGTAATCTTGAATTACAGATTCGATATGGTGAAAAAGTAGCCCTCGTCGGTAAAAATGGATCAGGAAAAACGACACTGCTTCAGACCTTACAATCTCTTGACCACTGCAATGGCACGATAAAACTAGGACCATCCGTTTCGATTGGTTACCTTTCTCAAATGGGACTTACTGCTGAATCATCTCAAACTGTACTTGATATTTTCAGAGAAAAAGTACCGATGGAAGAAGGAGAAGCTCGGCATCATCTAGCTAAGTTTTTGTTTTACGGCGCATCCGTTTACAAAAAAGGAAGTGAGCTTAGTGGTGGAGAACGAACACGTCTCAGACTTGCACAGCTTGTCTATGAAGGATTCAATTTCTTAATACTAGATGAACCGACAAACCATTTAGATATTGATTCGCGTGAAGCATTAGAATTAGCACTAGAAGAGTTTGATGGAACGATCTTATCAGTATCCCATGACCGCTATTTTATGAACAAACTATTTGAGCGAACTCTTTGGTTAGAAGAGGGAATCTTAGAGAGTTATTATGGAAATTTTAATTATGCACTTGAAAAGCGGTTAAGCCATTAA
- a CDS encoding FAD-dependent oxidoreductase yields the protein MSNYENNMPQFPEPLWRQQLNLPTYSLLNEDHETEVVVVGAGISGITTAYLLAKEGKKVTLIEAGKVINGTTGHTTAKITSQHDVIYDHLISHIGLDRARLYYESNEQAKQFIENLIKQNNIHCNLEKHDAYLYANTEEGIKKLNKEADAYQQLEIDGELVEKLPFNIPHKKALVMRNQAHFHPVKYLAALLQEMESLGVEVYENTTATDIIEENDKKAVVQTSNGHKITADFVACCTHFPFFDGLGFYFTRMMAERSYVLAVKTQDSFPNGMYMGVDQTSFSYRSILQDGEKIVLLSGESHQTGQGIPTHQHYEALLKEAKKSLKLDRVLYRWSAQDLITLDKIPFIGKLTHKHDHIFVATGYKKWGMTTGTLAALIIRDHILGRKNEFADLYKPQRFQADPSDIKQFIKENADVAKHFVSGKLDKPSKHPRSLNKDEGCAVTVDGERCGAYRDNNGELHIVDTTCTHLGCETEWNSGDRTWDCPCHGSRFSYDGSVVEGPAKKPLKRVELQ from the coding sequence ATGAGTAACTATGAAAATAACATGCCGCAGTTTCCAGAACCGCTTTGGAGGCAGCAATTAAATCTACCTACATATTCTCTATTGAATGAAGATCATGAAACAGAAGTTGTTGTTGTAGGAGCAGGGATTAGCGGAATCACTACAGCTTATCTTTTAGCAAAAGAAGGAAAAAAAGTTACTTTGATCGAGGCAGGTAAAGTGATTAATGGAACAACTGGACATACAACTGCAAAGATCACTTCTCAACACGATGTCATCTATGATCATCTGATTTCACATATTGGATTAGATCGAGCACGCCTTTATTATGAGTCAAACGAACAAGCTAAACAGTTTATTGAGAATCTTATTAAACAAAATAACATTCATTGTAACTTAGAAAAACATGATGCCTATCTTTATGCCAACACCGAGGAAGGAATTAAAAAGCTTAACAAAGAAGCAGATGCTTATCAACAGTTAGAAATCGATGGTGAGCTGGTCGAAAAACTTCCATTTAACATACCGCATAAAAAAGCGCTTGTTATGAGGAATCAAGCACATTTTCATCCTGTAAAATATTTAGCGGCTTTATTACAGGAAATGGAGTCACTTGGTGTTGAGGTCTACGAAAACACGACAGCAACAGATATTATAGAAGAGAATGACAAAAAAGCTGTTGTACAAACAAGTAACGGACACAAAATTACAGCTGACTTTGTAGCTTGTTGCACACATTTCCCGTTCTTCGATGGATTGGGTTTCTATTTTACTAGAATGATGGCAGAGCGTTCTTATGTATTGGCGGTAAAAACACAGGACTCATTTCCGAATGGGATGTATATGGGTGTTGATCAAACCTCATTTTCTTATCGTTCTATCTTACAGGACGGTGAAAAAATCGTACTCCTTAGTGGAGAAAGTCATCAAACCGGACAAGGAATCCCGACTCATCAGCACTATGAGGCTCTATTAAAAGAAGCGAAAAAATCGTTAAAATTGGATAGAGTACTTTATCGCTGGTCTGCTCAGGATTTAATCACACTTGATAAAATTCCATTCATCGGAAAGCTTACACATAAGCATGATCACATATTTGTGGCTACAGGTTACAAAAAGTGGGGAATGACAACAGGTACACTTGCTGCTTTAATCATTAGAGATCATATCTTGGGTAGAAAGAATGAATTCGCTGACTTATATAAACCACAAAGGTTCCAAGCTGATCCATCTGATATCAAACAGTTTATAAAGGAAAACGCAGATGTAGCCAAGCACTTTGTATCTGGAAAGTTAGACAAACCCTCAAAGCATCCAAGAAGTTTAAATAAAGATGAGGGATGTGCCGTAACGGTTGACGGAGAAAGATGTGGGGCTTATCGAGACAATAATGGAGAACTTCATATTGTAGATACAACTTGTACACATCTCGGTTGTGAGACAGAGTGGAACAGCGGTGATCGAACATGGGATTGTCCGTGTCATGGTTCACGTTTTTCATACGATGGTTCAGTCGTTGAAGGGCCAGCAAAAAAACCTCTTAAACGTGTAGAATTACAATAG
- a CDS encoding ABC transporter ATP-binding protein: MKLLRETLKHFKPYWRGLLLAFICSLIGGAFTVIPPILAGKLVDEILPNEMTDMIGWLVAGVLFSFLFKVIFESLQEFIQIQIGLDVITDMQMRAFGRLHKTPMSFFTTTPRGDMLYRLTHDVEAVQNLNNTVVPRFVQQVVSAVAAFIAVFALYWPVAIVMFCVFAIYLYPSFKLGTTMRKMSAVQRDMRADIYHHLQESIESTRLVRTFQTQERELHTQDKKLTDWKNYSIRAALIGKVNWRLGNLFNIATPGVVMLVGGMAVWNNTISVGTLVACLGFIPTMFFPIRSLAENALIIQQAIPALQRIYEYFDLPKEHEDDLPKMQPVRGDIDIDNLWFRYPGNEEYVLKGVSLNMKAGQHIGIVGTSGGGKSTLIQLLLGLYEPEAGSIEIDQQNLFEYNRNSFRQQVGVVSQETFLLNNTLRMNLLYGRKDATQADLDAACDASGLTDFVAALPEGYETIVGERGLKLSGGQRQRVALARAILRHPALLIFDEATSSLDGETEERVQSALEELIPGRTTITIAHRLITVRDADKIVLLDKGIVAESGTHEELLAERGQYYELYMAQYSELEKERAL; the protein is encoded by the coding sequence ATGAAGCTTTTAAGAGAGACATTAAAGCACTTTAAGCCTTATTGGAGGGGGCTTCTTCTGGCTTTTATCTGTTCGTTAATCGGTGGCGCCTTTACCGTTATACCACCTATACTAGCGGGTAAGCTTGTTGATGAAATCCTGCCGAATGAAATGACGGATATGATCGGTTGGCTTGTCGCGGGGGTTCTGTTCTCGTTTTTATTTAAGGTGATATTTGAATCATTGCAAGAATTTATTCAAATTCAGATCGGTTTAGACGTTATTACAGATATGCAGATGCGTGCATTCGGACGTTTGCATAAAACGCCGATGTCATTTTTTACGACTACACCTCGAGGAGATATGCTGTATCGTCTTACTCACGACGTAGAAGCTGTTCAGAACTTAAATAATACGGTCGTGCCTCGATTCGTACAACAAGTAGTGAGTGCGGTCGCTGCTTTTATTGCCGTGTTTGCTCTATACTGGCCGGTTGCAATCGTTATGTTTTGTGTATTCGCCATCTACCTGTACCCGTCTTTTAAACTTGGAACGACAATGAGAAAAATGAGTGCCGTTCAGCGGGATATGCGCGCAGATATTTATCACCATCTTCAGGAAAGTATCGAATCGACTAGACTAGTTCGTACGTTTCAAACACAAGAAAGAGAACTACATACACAAGATAAGAAGTTAACAGATTGGAAGAATTATTCCATACGTGCCGCTTTGATCGGAAAAGTAAACTGGCGTCTTGGTAATCTATTTAATATCGCTACACCAGGCGTAGTCATGCTTGTTGGAGGAATGGCAGTTTGGAATAATACGATTTCTGTCGGTACACTTGTTGCTTGTTTAGGGTTTATTCCTACGATGTTTTTTCCCATTCGTTCACTAGCTGAGAATGCATTGATCATACAGCAGGCTATTCCTGCTCTTCAGCGAATCTATGAATATTTTGATTTACCAAAGGAACATGAAGATGATCTGCCAAAGATGCAACCGGTTCGAGGGGATATTGATATTGATAATCTTTGGTTTCGTTATCCCGGCAACGAAGAATATGTGTTAAAAGGCGTCTCATTGAATATGAAAGCTGGCCAACATATTGGTATTGTCGGTACTAGCGGTGGCGGAAAATCTACGCTCATCCAATTGCTGCTCGGTCTTTATGAACCTGAGGCAGGCTCAATTGAAATCGACCAACAAAACTTGTTTGAGTACAATAGGAATTCATTTCGTCAGCAGGTAGGAGTCGTTTCCCAGGAAACGTTTCTTTTAAACAATACACTTCGGATGAACTTATTATATGGAAGAAAAGATGCAACTCAAGCCGATTTAGATGCGGCATGTGATGCTTCAGGACTTACAGATTTTGTCGCTGCCTTGCCAGAAGGCTATGAAACCATCGTTGGTGAGAGGGGACTTAAGCTCTCTGGCGGACAAAGACAACGTGTTGCACTTGCAAGAGCTATCCTTCGACACCCTGCACTATTAATCTTTGATGAAGCAACTTCTTCACTGGATGGGGAAACAGAAGAACGCGTTCAGTCCGCTCTTGAAGAACTCATACCTGGCAGAACGACGATCACGATTGCTCACCGGTTGATCACCGTGAGGGATGCAGATAAAATCGTATTACTAGACAAGGGAATTGTAGCAGAATCGGGTACGCACGAAGAACTTCTTGCAGAACGAGGACAATATTACGAACTTTATATGGCGCAATACAGTGAATTAGAAAAGGAGAGAGCGCTATGA
- a CDS encoding ABC transporter ATP-binding protein, whose product MSQTNLKQKNRDGRRVLAFLKPHKKWVFADAFVIAISQVFSALIPTLALGWLVDSILPGESNQLLWGLMWLLVFAAVADLILMVIDEYFCHQVAKTVTNWQKLRLFKHLQNLPFSFYQNNQSGEMMARVSDDPDTLHNFLAWEGSTFMASVQGVILYSIVLLWIHPYLMITSVVLGVIFYLTSNAVGQRTRQSSANARKEASRYLERLRESVTGIHLSRVLGVSDGEVSSVAEIRKSFIRESRHELKARMQSIVVIGSYNGLALAVVYGLSAYLIWNDKLTAGQMLTAAGLVAIAANEMQRMLRNWLSVRRTGPALDRSELLLSQEVSSAETEKGFTPNEMEGEIEFRDVTFGYPEKEDKVLKGLSFSVKSGEAVALVGPSGSGKSTVVDLLLRLYEPESGAIFIDGENVSTIDAGWLRSQVAIVSQDVQLRNGSLADNLRIAKPEATDDELVSAIEDSGLKEFLLSLPDGLNTLVGERGSLLSGGQKQRLSLARALVKDAAILVLDEASSALDPITEVQVNEAINKRKSKQTLIIISHRLSTVLAANRVIVIENGVMIQDGVHDELLKSDNGVYSRLFKREADIGTQAFSS is encoded by the coding sequence ATGAGCCAAACGAATTTGAAACAAAAAAATCGAGATGGCAGACGCGTTCTAGCCTTTTTGAAACCACATAAAAAATGGGTGTTTGCTGATGCGTTTGTTATCGCTATATCTCAAGTATTTTCTGCACTGATTCCGACGCTTGCACTTGGTTGGCTTGTTGATTCGATTTTACCTGGTGAGTCTAATCAACTTCTATGGGGGTTGATGTGGCTGTTAGTTTTTGCAGCAGTTGCTGATTTAATCCTGATGGTTATTGATGAATACTTTTGTCACCAAGTTGCGAAGACCGTAACGAACTGGCAAAAGTTAAGACTCTTTAAACATCTGCAGAACCTACCTTTTTCCTTTTATCAAAACAATCAATCTGGTGAAATGATGGCTCGAGTTTCTGATGATCCAGATACACTTCATAATTTCCTGGCTTGGGAAGGATCGACCTTTATGGCATCTGTACAAGGTGTTATTTTATACAGCATCGTCCTTCTTTGGATTCATCCTTATTTAATGATCACGAGTGTTGTGTTAGGAGTTATCTTTTATTTAACGTCAAACGCAGTCGGTCAACGTACACGACAATCTTCAGCGAATGCGAGAAAAGAAGCTTCTCGTTATCTTGAGAGACTTCGGGAATCTGTAACAGGGATCCATCTTTCAAGGGTTTTAGGCGTTTCTGATGGTGAGGTATCAAGCGTAGCTGAGATAAGAAAATCGTTCATTAGAGAATCTCGTCATGAATTAAAAGCTAGGATGCAATCCATTGTGGTTATCGGAAGCTACAACGGTCTTGCATTAGCTGTGGTGTATGGACTTAGCGCATACTTAATATGGAACGATAAACTAACAGCAGGTCAGATGCTAACAGCAGCAGGTCTTGTAGCTATCGCCGCGAATGAGATGCAAAGAATGTTAAGAAACTGGCTTTCAGTAAGGAGAACGGGTCCCGCTTTAGATCGCTCAGAACTTTTACTTAGTCAAGAAGTATCTAGTGCTGAAACAGAAAAGGGATTCACTCCAAACGAAATGGAAGGAGAGATCGAATTTAGAGATGTTACATTCGGTTATCCTGAAAAAGAAGATAAAGTATTAAAAGGTTTATCATTTTCCGTAAAGTCTGGAGAAGCAGTAGCGCTTGTCGGACCGAGCGGATCTGGTAAATCAACGGTTGTAGATTTATTATTGCGATTGTATGAGCCTGAGAGTGGAGCGATCTTTATTGACGGAGAGAACGTATCAACGATAGATGCTGGGTGGCTTCGGTCACAAGTTGCGATTGTTTCACAAGATGTACAGCTTCGAAATGGTTCTTTAGCGGATAATTTACGAATAGCCAAGCCTGAAGCAACAGATGATGAGTTGGTAAGTGCTATAGAAGACAGCGGACTCAAGGAATTCTTACTTTCTCTTCCGGATGGACTAAACACGCTAGTTGGAGAAAGAGGCAGTTTGCTGTCTGGTGGGCAGAAGCAAAGGCTGTCATTAGCAAGAGCTCTTGTAAAAGATGCCGCCATTTTAGTTCTTGATGAAGCAAGTTCTGCTTTAGATCCCATCACAGAAGTTCAGGTCAATGAAGCGATTAATAAAAGAAAATCAAAACAAACGCTCATTATTATATCACATAGACTCTCAACCGTTTTGGCTGCTAATCGAGTGATTGTCATTGAAAATGGAGTAATGATTCAGGACGGCGTTCATGATGAGTTGCTCAAGTCTGATAATGGCGTATACAGCAGGTTGTTTAAACGAGAAGCGGATATTGGAACACAAGCATTTAGCAGTTAA